In Rhinoderma darwinii isolate aRhiDar2 chromosome 9, aRhiDar2.hap1, whole genome shotgun sequence, the following are encoded in one genomic region:
- the LOC142660165 gene encoding 3-galactosyl-N-acetylglucosaminide 4-alpha-L-fucosyltransferase FUT3-like, whose translation MGGAQLTRQSLEAHITVLPKDGKDPALCGSYRPISLLNTDLKWWAKALATRLGKLLPKLIGPEQTGFVGGRQVLNPNTRYNVQSLSEKTETYSKHENEKKHVILLWNWPFGDQFPLNQCPEESCGERCLFTDNRSFYNLADAVVIHHREVSTSTELLPQDPRPTRQYWIWFNLESPNNCPNLQMMNNLFNLTMSYRVDSDIFTPYGWLERPRRSKNFNIPEKYNLVAWVVSNWDPNYERSKYFEVLKHHLDIDVYGKHHNPLTVASQSLVLSKYKFYLAFESSRDTDYITEKLWKNAFLSGTVPIVLGPPRKNYERFIPQNSFIHVDDFSSPQELASYILQLDKDDKRYQAYFKWRELFQPTKPRGWDTFYCKVCEAFKNVPSYRTAPYLEEWFKNLSRKLCDLRYENNGDLLIDRVHRIPKPQVLLAAIHRDVIAQLHFYPFKEKMMQAARNPVDLPKRFQVVLVFTDLSAATLARRREFQEVAKILKTHRIPYKWVFPVKMVISKDGRKLIATSPGKVMQLIQEWRLTQNTSSSSSPKQKSTLRM comes from the exons ATGGGGGGAGCTCAATTGACTCGCCAATCTTTGGAAGCTCACATCACAGTCCTCCCAAAGGACGGGAAGGATCCAGCACTATGTGGTAGCTATAGACCTATATCTTTACTAAACACGGATCTGAAATGGTGGGCAAAGGCTTTAGCGACTAGATTGGGGAAGCTTCTGCCCAAACTCATTGGCCCAGAACAAACGGGATTTGTGGGAGGGCGTCAGG TTCTAAACCCCAACACCAGATATAATGTCCAGTCACTTTCTGAAAAGACAGAAACTTACTCCAAACACGAGAATGAAAAGAAACATGTAATCCTTTTGTGGAACTGGCCTTTTGGAGACCAGTTCCCACTGAACCAGTGCCCAGAAGAATCTTGTGGTGAACGCTGTTTATTTACAGATAACAGGAGTTTTTATAATTTAGCAGATGCTGTAGTAATCCATCATAGAGAAGTGAGCACCTCTACAGAATTATTACCCCAGGATCCACGACCTACAAGACAGTACTGGATTTGGTTTAACCTGGAGTCGCCTAACAACTGCCCCAACTTACAGATGATGAATAACCTCTTTAACCTCACCATGTCTTACCGGGTAGACTCGGATATTTTTACCCCTTACGGTTGGCTAGAGAGGCCTCGAAGGTCTAAGAACTTCAACATACCTGAAAAATACAATCTAGTAGCCTGGGTAGTAAGCAACTGGGACCCAAATTATGAAAGGTCAAAGTACTTTGAAGTTTTAAAACACCATTTGGATATTGATGTATATGGAAAACATCATAATCCATTAACAGTGGCTAGCCAATCTCTTGTATTGTCCAAATATAAGTTTTACCTCGCTTTTGAAAGTTCTAGAGATACAGATTATATTACAGAAAAGCTTTGGAAAAACGCATTCCTTTCAGGAACAGTACCAATTGTATTGGGTCCTCCACGCAAAAACTATGAACGCTTTATACCCCAAAATTCATTTATTCATGTTGATGATTTTTCCAGTCCCCAGGAGCTAGCGTCTTACATTCTACAACTAGACAAAGATGATAAAAGGTATCAAGCATATTTTAAGTGGAGAGAATTGTTTCAACCTACTAAACCTAGAGGATGGGACACATTCTACTGCAAAGTTTGTGAAGCCTTCAAGAATGTTCCATCATATAGAACTGCACCTTACCTGGAAGAATGGTTTAAAAA TTTGTCTCGCAAGTTGTGTGACCTGCGATATGAGAACAATGGAG ATCTGCTTATTGATAGAGTGCATCGAATTCCAAAACCTCAGGTGCTACTTGCCGCCATTCACAGGGATGTGATTGCTCAGTTGCACTTTTACCCTTTTAAAGAAAAGATGATGCAAGCTGCCAGAAATCCTGTAGATCTTCCCAAAAGATTTCAAGTTGTGTTGGTATTTACCGATTTATCTGCAGCCACACTGGCTAGAAGGAGGGAATTTCAGGAAGTTGCAAAAATCCTGAAGACGCATCGTATTCCATACAAATGGGTTTTCCCAGTTAAGATGGTGATTTCGAAAGATGGCAGGAAACTGATTGCGACCTCTCCAGGGAAAGTGATGCAACTCATTCAAGAATGGCGGTTAACCCAGAACACATCTTCATCTTCCTCTCCAAAACAGAAATCAACACTTAGaatgtaa